One genomic segment of Amycolatopsis granulosa includes these proteins:
- the murI gene encoding glutamate racemase gives MSNREAPIGVFDSGVGGLTVARAILDQLPSEQLRYVGDTAHNPYGPLPIARARELALKALDDLVDGGVKALVIACNTASAACLRDARERYDVPVVEVVLPAVRRAVAATHTGRIGVIGTLGTIRSRAYEDAFAAARDMAITTVACPRFVDFVERGVTSGRQVLGLAQGYLEPLLRAEVDTLVLGCTHYPLLTGVLQIVMGPEVTLVSSAEETAKDVVRVLTEQDLLAERDTPPRHEFIATGSPEPFVRLAQRFMGFAPGVLSPLSA, from the coding sequence GTGAGCAATCGCGAGGCCCCGATCGGTGTGTTCGATTCCGGCGTCGGGGGCCTCACGGTCGCCCGCGCGATCCTCGACCAGCTGCCGTCCGAGCAGCTGCGCTACGTGGGGGACACGGCGCACAACCCGTACGGCCCGCTGCCCATCGCGCGGGCGCGCGAACTCGCGCTGAAAGCGCTGGACGACCTCGTCGACGGCGGGGTGAAGGCCCTCGTCATCGCCTGCAACACGGCGTCGGCGGCGTGCCTGCGTGACGCCCGCGAGCGCTACGACGTGCCGGTCGTCGAGGTCGTGCTGCCGGCCGTGCGTCGGGCCGTCGCCGCCACCCACACCGGCCGGATCGGCGTGATCGGCACGCTGGGCACCATCCGGTCGCGCGCCTACGAGGACGCCTTCGCGGCGGCCCGCGACATGGCCATCACCACCGTCGCCTGCCCGCGGTTCGTCGACTTCGTCGAGCGGGGCGTCACCTCGGGGCGCCAGGTGCTCGGGCTCGCGCAGGGCTACCTCGAACCGCTGCTGCGCGCCGAGGTGGACACGCTGGTGCTGGGCTGCACGCACTACCCGCTGCTGACGGGCGTCCTGCAGATCGTGATGGGCCCGGAGGTCACGCTCGTCTCCAGCGCCGAGGAGACCGCGAAGGACGTGGTCCGCGTGCTCACCGAGCAGGACCTGCTCGCCGAACGGGACACCCCGCCGCGGCACGAGTTCATCGCCACCGGCTCGCCGGAACCGTTCGTCCGGCTCGCGCAGCGGTTCATGGGCTTCGCGCCCGGCGTGCTCTCGCCCCTCAGCGCCTGA
- a CDS encoding rhomboid family intramembrane serine protease: MSTLPAPRYDQANRVLPAKPKTAALVVLVFTALLYLAEAVDTVLHHRLDAEGIVPRTLGGLDGVVWAPLLHAGWPHLLANTVPVVVFAFLAMAAGLVRWALVTATIWLVSGLGVWLTAEPGTVTIGASGLAFGWLAYLLVRGLFNRAFAQIVVAAVLLIGWGGMLWGVLPGHPGVSWQAHAFGALGGILAAWFGARAGRRRTVPSTP, from the coding sequence ATGAGCACGTTGCCCGCGCCCCGGTACGACCAGGCGAACCGTGTCCTGCCCGCGAAGCCGAAGACCGCCGCGCTCGTCGTGCTGGTGTTCACCGCGCTGCTGTACCTGGCTGAGGCCGTGGACACGGTCCTGCACCACCGGCTCGACGCCGAGGGCATCGTGCCGCGCACGCTGGGTGGGCTCGACGGTGTGGTGTGGGCGCCGCTGCTGCACGCCGGCTGGCCGCACCTGCTGGCGAACACGGTGCCGGTGGTGGTGTTCGCGTTCCTCGCGATGGCGGCGGGGCTCGTCCGCTGGGCGCTGGTGACCGCGACGATCTGGCTGGTCAGCGGGCTGGGGGTGTGGCTGACCGCGGAGCCGGGCACGGTCACCATCGGCGCGTCCGGGCTGGCCTTCGGGTGGCTGGCGTACCTGCTGGTCCGCGGCCTGTTCAACCGGGCGTTCGCGCAGATCGTGGTGGCCGCGGTGCTGCTGATCGGCTGGGGCGGGATGCTGTGGGGCGTGTTACCCGGGCACCCGGGCGTTTCCTGGCAGGCGCACGCCTTCGGCGCGCTCGGTGGCATCCTCGCCGCCTGGTTCGGCGCCCGGGCGGGACGGCGGCGGACGGTACCCTCGACCCCGTGA
- a CDS encoding PLP-dependent cysteine synthase family protein, whose product MARYESLLDALGGTPLVGLPRLSPTHDVRLWAKLEDRNPTGSIKDRPALAMIEAAERDGRLRRGSTILEPTSGNTGISLAMAAKLKGYGLVCVMPENTSAERKQLLQAYGARIVFSPAAGGSNEAVRRAKELAEKNPDWVMLYQYGNPANPDAHYRTTGPELLKDLPTITHFVGGLGTTGTLVGVGRYLHEQKPHVQIIAAEPRYGELVYGLRNLDEGFVPELYDPDVLNGRYSVGAYDALRRTRELLEHEGIFAGISTGAVLHAALGVAEKAAAKGEKADIAFIVADAGWKYLSTGAYSGTLDEAAERLDGQLWA is encoded by the coding sequence ATGGCCCGGTACGAGTCGCTGCTGGACGCCCTCGGCGGCACGCCGCTGGTGGGGTTGCCCCGGCTGTCCCCGACGCACGACGTGCGCCTGTGGGCCAAGCTGGAGGACCGCAACCCGACCGGCTCGATCAAGGACCGCCCCGCGCTGGCGATGATCGAGGCCGCCGAGCGTGACGGCAGACTGCGCCGGGGATCGACGATCCTCGAGCCGACGTCGGGCAACACCGGCATTTCGCTGGCCATGGCGGCGAAGCTCAAGGGTTACGGCCTGGTGTGCGTGATGCCGGAGAACACCTCCGCCGAACGCAAGCAGCTGTTGCAGGCCTACGGCGCCCGGATCGTGTTCTCGCCCGCCGCGGGCGGGTCCAACGAGGCCGTGCGGCGAGCCAAGGAGCTGGCGGAGAAGAACCCGGACTGGGTGATGCTCTACCAGTACGGCAACCCGGCCAACCCGGACGCGCACTACCGGACGACCGGCCCGGAGCTGCTCAAGGACCTGCCGACGATCACGCACTTCGTCGGTGGCCTGGGCACCACGGGCACGCTGGTCGGCGTGGGCCGCTACCTGCACGAGCAGAAGCCGCACGTGCAGATCATCGCCGCTGAGCCCCGCTACGGGGAACTGGTGTACGGGCTGCGCAACCTGGACGAGGGGTTCGTGCCGGAGCTGTACGACCCGGACGTGCTCAACGGCCGCTACTCGGTGGGCGCCTACGACGCGCTGCGCCGCACGCGGGAGCTGCTGGAGCACGAAGGCATCTTCGCCGGGATCTCCACCGGCGCGGTCCTGCACGCCGCGCTCGGCGTGGCCGAGAAGGCGGCGGCGAAGGGCGAGAAGGCCGACATCGCGTTCATCGTGGCCGACGCCGGGTGGAAGTACCTGTCCACCGGCGCCTACAGCGGCACGCTGGACGAGGCCGCCGAGCGTCTCGACGGCCAGCTCTGGGCCTGA
- a CDS encoding MoaD/ThiS family protein produces the protein MAVTVSIPTILRTHTGGQKSVEASGKTVAEVIDDIEARHSGIKGRLVKEDKLHRFVNVYVNDEDVRFAGGLDAEVKDGDTVTILPAVAGGAR, from the coding sequence ATGGCCGTGACCGTGTCCATCCCCACCATCCTGCGTACGCACACGGGTGGTCAGAAGTCGGTCGAGGCGTCCGGCAAGACCGTCGCCGAGGTCATCGACGACATCGAGGCCCGGCACAGCGGCATCAAGGGCCGTCTGGTCAAGGAGGACAAGCTCCACCGCTTCGTGAACGTCTACGTCAACGACGAGGACGTGCGCTTCGCCGGCGGTCTGGACGCCGAGGTCAAGGACGGCGACACCGTGACCATCCTGCCCGCGGTCGCCGGCGGCGCCCGCTAG
- a CDS encoding Mov34/MPN/PAD-1 family protein encodes MTLVLRIRRELVDEIVAHARRDHPDEACGVIAGPAGSDRPERFIPMLNAARSPTFYEFDSGDLLKLYREMDANDEVPVVIYHSHTATEAYPSRTDVSYASEPDAHYVLVSTRDPETHEFRSYRIVDGVVTEEPVEIADLTE; translated from the coding sequence ATGACCCTCGTGCTTCGGATCCGCCGTGAACTCGTCGACGAGATCGTCGCGCACGCCCGCCGGGACCACCCGGACGAAGCGTGCGGGGTGATCGCCGGTCCCGCGGGCTCCGACCGCCCGGAGCGGTTCATCCCGATGCTCAACGCGGCGCGCTCGCCGACGTTCTACGAGTTCGACTCCGGCGACCTGCTCAAGCTCTACCGCGAGATGGACGCGAACGACGAGGTCCCGGTCGTCATCTACCACTCGCACACCGCGACCGAGGCCTACCCGTCACGCACCGACGTGTCCTACGCCTCCGAGCCCGACGCGCACTACGTGCTGGTCTCGACCCGCGACCCGGAGACCCACGAGTTCCGGTCGTACCGCATCGTGGACGGTGTCGTCACCGAGGAGCCGGTGGAGATCGCCGATCTCACGGAATAA
- a CDS encoding ATP-dependent Clp protease adaptor ClpS yields MKGARAWLVVVHNDHVNSYQTVVCAVHAVLGLPAARALEFAHVVDHQGAAELTRFASREQAEALVAELQVLGLHATLQGV; encoded by the coding sequence GTGAAGGGTGCGCGGGCGTGGCTGGTGGTCGTCCACAACGACCACGTGAACTCCTACCAGACGGTGGTCTGCGCGGTGCACGCCGTGCTCGGGCTCCCCGCGGCGAGGGCTCTGGAGTTCGCTCACGTCGTGGACCACCAGGGCGCCGCGGAGCTCACCCGGTTCGCCTCCCGCGAGCAGGCCGAGGCGCTGGTCGCCGAGCTGCAGGTGCTCGGCCTGCACGCCACGCTGCAGGGCGTGTGA
- a CDS encoding P1 family peptidase, whose product MITDVPGVLVGHHHRIGAGWATGTTVVLAPPGTTGAVDQRGGAPGTRETNLLEPENLVRHVDAICLSGGSAYGLAAADGVMRWLAERNRGFAVGAGPHEVVPIVPAAVIFDLPRGDWGNRPDPSFGYAACEAAGISVAQGSVGAGAGAAVGSLKGGIGTASERVGEFVVGALAVVNARGEAVSFENGLPFAADHEVAGEFGVRWPERAASVPGRETDLNTTIGVVAVDADLSKAESRRLAVAAQDGLARAVRPAHSMFDGDTVFALATGARELPAAAGPFGVTTRAAALDELCGAAARVFARACVHGLLRAEGVAGVPAYRDVWPEAFA is encoded by the coding sequence GTGATCACGGACGTGCCGGGGGTGCTCGTCGGGCACCACCACCGGATCGGTGCGGGCTGGGCCACCGGTACCACGGTGGTGCTCGCGCCGCCGGGCACCACCGGGGCGGTCGACCAGCGCGGCGGCGCGCCCGGTACCCGGGAGACGAACCTGCTGGAGCCGGAGAACCTGGTCCGGCACGTCGACGCGATCTGCCTGTCCGGCGGCAGCGCCTACGGCCTCGCCGCCGCCGACGGCGTGATGCGCTGGCTCGCGGAGCGGAATCGCGGGTTCGCCGTCGGCGCGGGTCCGCACGAGGTGGTGCCGATCGTGCCCGCCGCGGTGATCTTCGACCTGCCGCGCGGTGACTGGGGCAACCGGCCGGACCCGTCGTTCGGATACGCCGCGTGCGAGGCCGCGGGGATCTCCGTCGCACAGGGTTCGGTCGGCGCCGGTGCCGGGGCGGCCGTGGGGTCGCTCAAGGGCGGCATCGGCACGGCGAGCGAGCGCGTGGGTGAGTTCGTGGTCGGCGCGCTGGCGGTCGTCAACGCGCGGGGTGAGGCGGTGTCGTTCGAGAACGGGCTGCCGTTCGCGGCGGATCACGAGGTCGCGGGCGAGTTCGGCGTGCGGTGGCCGGAGCGGGCGGCGTCGGTGCCCGGGCGGGAGACGGACCTGAACACCACGATCGGCGTGGTCGCGGTCGACGCGGACCTGTCGAAGGCCGAGAGCCGGCGGCTCGCGGTGGCGGCGCAGGACGGCCTCGCGCGGGCGGTGCGGCCGGCGCACTCGATGTTCGACGGTGACACCGTGTTCGCGCTCGCCACCGGCGCCCGGGAGCTGCCCGCGGCCGCGGGCCCGTTCGGGGTGACGACCCGGGCGGCGGCACTGGACGAACTGTGCGGGGCGGCGGCGCGGGTCTTCGCGCGGGCCTGCGTGCACGGGTTGCTGCGTGCGGAGGGTGTCGCGGGGGTACCGGCGTACCGGGACGTGTGGCCGGAGGCGTTCGCGTAA
- a CDS encoding DUF2017 family protein, which produces MRGWQRTGGRVRAGFEQQEAAVLRGLVSQLEDMLRARAEEAPQDPLAELTGIRTGSPQSPDDPVLSRLLPDYHKIDPDTPSQEVLDSASALRSLHEPELVDAKVGVATVVMETLPRDGGDVQLTDEQADAWLAAINDVRLALGTALDVTEDMPDELPEDDPRAPHLGVYHWLTWVQESLVQALTG; this is translated from the coding sequence GTGAGGGGCTGGCAGCGAACGGGCGGCCGCGTGCGCGCCGGGTTCGAGCAGCAGGAGGCCGCGGTGCTGCGCGGCCTGGTGAGCCAGCTCGAGGACATGCTGCGGGCGCGCGCCGAGGAGGCGCCGCAGGACCCGCTGGCCGAGCTGACCGGCATCCGCACCGGATCGCCCCAGTCCCCGGACGACCCGGTGCTGTCCCGGTTGCTGCCGGACTACCACAAGATCGACCCGGACACGCCGAGCCAGGAGGTCCTGGACTCGGCGAGCGCGCTGCGGTCGCTGCACGAACCGGAACTGGTCGACGCGAAGGTCGGCGTGGCCACGGTGGTCATGGAGACGCTGCCGCGCGACGGCGGCGACGTGCAGCTCACCGACGAGCAGGCCGACGCGTGGCTGGCCGCGATCAACGACGTCCGGCTGGCGCTGGGCACGGCGCTCGACGTCACCGAGGACATGCCCGACGAGCTGCCCGAGGACGATCCGCGGGCGCCGCACCTGGGCGTCTACCACTGGCTGACGTGGGTGCAGGAAAGCCTCGTCCAGGCATTGACCGGGTGA
- the clpS gene encoding ATP-dependent Clp protease adapter ClpS: MTTPVASEQTQVEPIGTEAGAEDEPWQTIVWNDPVNLMSYVTYVFQKLFGYSRDHATKLMLDVHHRGRAVVSSGTKEKVEADVTRLHAAGLWATMEHTS; this comes from the coding sequence ATGACCACGCCTGTCGCATCCGAACAGACGCAGGTTGAACCCATCGGCACCGAGGCCGGTGCCGAGGACGAGCCGTGGCAGACGATCGTCTGGAACGACCCGGTGAACCTGATGTCGTACGTGACGTACGTCTTCCAGAAGCTGTTCGGCTACAGCCGGGACCACGCCACCAAGCTGATGCTCGACGTGCACCACAGGGGGCGTGCGGTGGTGTCGTCGGGGACGAAGGAGAAGGTCGAGGCGGACGTGACCAGACTGCACGCCGCGGGGTTGTGGGCGACGATGGAGCACACTTCGTGA
- a CDS encoding nicotinate phosphoribosyltransferase, which yields MGFPETHGSTALLTDHYELTMLGSALTDGTGDRHCVFEVFARRLPAGRRYGVVAGTGRLLEAIADFRFTDAELDLLAANAVVDDDTLSWLANYRFSGDIDGYPEGELYFPGSPVLTVRGTFAEAVLLETLALSVLNHDSAIASAAARMSSAAHGRPIIEMGGRRTHEMAAVAAARAAYIGGFATTSNLEAGRRYGIPTRGTVAHAFMLLHDSEEDAFRAQVEKMGTDTTLLVDTYDITRGIETAVRVAGPELGAIRIDSGDVGVLARKAREQLDSLGARDTRIVVSGDLDEHAIAALRAEPVDAYGVGTSVVTGSGAPTAGMVYKLVEVDGRPVAKRSENKASRGGEKSALRRHKPTGTALEEVVYAAGRRPEPGENDRELPIPLVRSGKPVDDLPSLDDSRQRLRDGLVSLPWEGLKLSSGEPAIPTVFPQEA from the coding sequence ATGGGTTTCCCCGAGACGCACGGCAGCACGGCCCTGCTCACCGACCACTACGAGCTCACCATGCTGGGCAGTGCCCTGACCGACGGCACCGGCGACCGCCACTGCGTGTTCGAGGTGTTCGCCCGGCGACTGCCCGCCGGGCGGCGGTACGGCGTGGTCGCGGGCACCGGGCGGCTGCTGGAGGCGATCGCCGACTTCCGGTTCACCGACGCCGAGCTCGACCTGCTCGCCGCGAACGCGGTGGTCGACGACGACACCCTGTCGTGGCTAGCGAACTACCGGTTCAGCGGCGACATCGACGGCTATCCCGAAGGGGAGCTGTACTTCCCGGGCTCGCCGGTCCTCACCGTCCGGGGGACCTTCGCCGAAGCGGTCCTGCTGGAGACCCTCGCGTTGTCCGTCCTCAACCACGACAGCGCGATCGCCTCCGCGGCCGCGCGCATGTCCTCGGCGGCGCACGGCAGGCCGATCATCGAGATGGGCGGCCGCCGCACGCACGAGATGGCCGCGGTGGCCGCGGCGCGGGCCGCCTACATCGGCGGGTTCGCCACCACCTCCAACCTGGAGGCCGGCCGCCGCTACGGCATTCCCACCCGCGGCACGGTGGCGCACGCGTTCATGCTGTTGCACGACAGCGAGGAGGACGCCTTCCGCGCCCAGGTCGAGAAGATGGGCACCGACACCACCCTCCTGGTCGACACCTACGACATCACGCGCGGCATCGAAACCGCGGTGCGCGTGGCCGGACCCGAGCTGGGCGCGATCCGCATCGACTCCGGTGACGTGGGCGTGCTGGCCCGCAAGGCGCGCGAACAACTGGATTCCCTGGGCGCCAGGGACACCCGCATCGTGGTGTCCGGCGACCTCGACGAGCACGCCATCGCCGCCCTGCGCGCCGAACCGGTGGACGCCTACGGAGTGGGCACGTCGGTGGTCACCGGTTCGGGCGCGCCGACCGCGGGGATGGTCTACAAGCTGGTCGAGGTCGACGGCCGCCCGGTCGCGAAGCGCAGCGAGAACAAGGCGTCGCGCGGCGGCGAGAAGTCGGCGCTGCGCCGCCACAAGCCGACCGGGACGGCGCTGGAGGAGGTCGTGTACGCGGCCGGCCGGCGTCCCGAGCCCGGCGAGAACGACCGGGAGCTGCCGATTCCGCTGGTGCGCAGCGGCAAGCCGGTCGACGACCTGCCCTCGCTGGACGACAGCCGTCAGCGGCTGCGCGACGGCCTGGTCAGCCTGCCGTGGGAGGGATTGAAGCTCTCCAGCGGCGAACCCGCGATCCCCACCGTGTTCCCCCAGGAGGCCTGA
- a CDS encoding isochorismatase family protein — MSRALIVVDVQNDFCEGGALAVAGGAEVAAQISEHLARGGYPAVAATRDYHIDPGAHFSDNPDYVRSWPRHCVAGTPGASFHPALDVGPITAVFSKGQYSDGYSGFEGHTDAGEKLVDWLREREITDVDLVGIATDHCVRASALDAAAAGFTVRVLLDLTAGVARETVDAALDRLRAAGVELVGTPRVG; from the coding sequence ATGAGCCGCGCACTGATCGTCGTGGACGTGCAGAACGACTTCTGCGAGGGCGGCGCGCTCGCGGTCGCCGGCGGCGCCGAGGTGGCCGCGCAGATCAGCGAGCACCTGGCGCGCGGCGGCTACCCGGCGGTGGCCGCGACCCGCGACTACCACATCGACCCCGGCGCGCACTTCAGCGACAACCCGGACTACGTACGGTCCTGGCCGCGGCATTGCGTGGCCGGGACACCGGGCGCGTCGTTCCACCCGGCGCTCGACGTCGGCCCCATCACCGCGGTGTTCTCCAAGGGCCAGTACAGCGACGGCTACTCCGGCTTCGAAGGGCACACCGACGCCGGCGAGAAACTCGTGGACTGGTTGCGGGAGCGGGAGATCACCGACGTGGACCTGGTCGGCATCGCGACCGACCACTGCGTGCGGGCCAGCGCGCTGGACGCCGCGGCCGCCGGGTTCACGGTGCGGGTCCTGCTGGACCTGACCGCGGGGGTCGCGCGGGAGACCGTGGACGCGGCACTCGACCGGCTACGAGCCGCCGGGGTGGAGCTCGTGGGCACCCCGCGGGTCGGCTGA
- a CDS encoding bifunctional 4-hydroxy-2-oxoglutarate aldolase/2-dehydro-3-deoxy-phosphogluconate aldolase gives MRTVLRKQNNRFRERLATGRVLALLRADSPTWFADAGLVLYDAGLRVIEVDLATPGALDVIAVLKAELGRDAAIGAGGVRTASAVDRCVAAGADFAATPTFSPEVLWRAQEYALPIVCGALTPTEIDAAWRYGPAAVQVFPVATAGGARYLDEVQSTLPEVPLVPAGGVSLSDVDDYLDAGALAVGLGPALLGDATGGGRLDELAERATRVAAAAGRYA, from the coding sequence ATGCGGACGGTGCTGCGCAAGCAGAACAACCGCTTCCGGGAGCGGCTCGCCACCGGCCGCGTCCTGGCGCTGCTGCGCGCGGACTCGCCGACCTGGTTCGCCGACGCCGGTCTCGTCCTGTACGACGCCGGCCTGCGTGTGATCGAGGTGGATCTGGCGACGCCGGGCGCGCTGGACGTGATCGCGGTGCTGAAGGCGGAACTGGGGCGGGACGCGGCGATCGGCGCGGGCGGGGTGCGCACCGCGTCCGCGGTCGACCGCTGTGTGGCGGCCGGGGCGGACTTCGCCGCGACGCCCACGTTCTCGCCCGAGGTGCTGTGGCGGGCGCAGGAGTACGCGCTGCCGATCGTGTGCGGTGCCCTGACGCCGACCGAGATCGACGCGGCGTGGCGCTACGGACCGGCCGCCGTGCAGGTCTTCCCGGTCGCCACCGCCGGCGGTGCGCGGTACCTGGACGAGGTCCAGTCCACGCTGCCGGAGGTGCCGCTGGTGCCGGCCGGCGGGGTGTCCTTGTCCGATGTGGACGACTACCTCGACGCGGGTGCGCTCGCGGTCGGGCTCGGCCCGGCCCTGCTCGGCGACGCGACCGGCGGCGGCCGGCTCGACGAGCTGGCCGAGCGGGCCACCCGGGTGGCGGCGGCCGCCGGCCGCTACGCCTGA
- a CDS encoding choice-of-anchor P family protein, with the protein MRRARRIVTAAVLCGGLVAAPGSAQAQPGATGAGSVGAADIAVNGTPAHADPIAPCVVDATPAGRTDPITVGTRTKYGLGSSTCTRNADGTASVKVTGQRFETSVLQQFGGPVIKVRTFGAGCTTTANGSNGTMELGNVTGITVPQNIPPNHTITIPGTTPGAPPMAEVVLNELIVPAPADGSLTTNAMHIKLFPQGGPASGDILVGSARCSPFGF; encoded by the coding sequence ATGAGGCGGGCCAGGCGGATCGTGACGGCAGCGGTGCTCTGCGGGGGCCTGGTGGCGGCCCCGGGGAGTGCGCAGGCGCAGCCCGGCGCGACCGGCGCCGGTTCGGTGGGCGCGGCCGACATCGCCGTGAACGGCACCCCGGCGCACGCGGACCCGATCGCGCCGTGCGTCGTGGACGCCACGCCGGCGGGCCGCACCGATCCGATCACCGTCGGCACCCGCACGAAGTACGGCCTGGGCAGCAGCACGTGCACCCGCAACGCGGACGGCACCGCGAGCGTCAAGGTGACCGGTCAGCGGTTCGAAACGAGCGTGCTGCAGCAGTTCGGCGGCCCGGTGATCAAGGTGCGGACGTTCGGCGCCGGCTGCACCACCACGGCCAACGGCAGCAACGGCACCATGGAGCTGGGCAACGTCACCGGCATCACGGTTCCGCAGAACATCCCGCCGAACCACACGATCACCATCCCGGGCACCACGCCCGGCGCGCCGCCGATGGCCGAGGTCGTCCTGAACGAGCTGATCGTGCCCGCTCCGGCGGACGGCAGCCTGACCACGAACGCCATGCACATCAAGCTGTTCCCGCAGGGCGGCCCGGCCTCCGGCGACATCCTGGTCGGCTCGGCCCGCTGCTCGCCGTTCGGGTTCTGA